GCAACACTCTGCAAATCCATTGCATTGATGCTGAAAATGGGATACGAGCCTTGTTCCGCCAGACGCATCGCCTGCCGCTTGATGTATTGCGGTGAGCCCCCAGTGTCCTCATCGTATACCAGGATCATACCATCCGTATTCCGCAGCAGAAAGGTATCCCTTTCCTTAAATTGCCAAGGTCCATCGTATTTGGTTTTTGTCACGCTGTTTACATAGTCGGCACGTGCCAATACTCCGCTGTAAATGCCTTTCTTCTCATCGCTCCACTTCTCTTCCTGCTCTAGGAACGGAGTGATGACCGCCAACCGCATATGGGGATATTCCGTCTTTAAGTCGATCACAGCTTCTGCGGCCCACAGCTCGACTCCCCAGCCTCCGCTCACGACAACCCATTCCAGTCCCTCATCCATGAGCGAGATAATTTGCTTTGTGATGGCCTTTTTAATAATAGATATTCCTGGATGCTTTAAGGAGAAAATCCCCAGCTCCGATGCTCTATATCCCGTAATCAGCACCCGCTTCACTTGCTGCACGCTCCCCGTTTCTTCTTCTCTTCAGGGTAACATACCCGATCCAGCGATACCAGCCATGATGAATGTTACGTGGACTGTTGATGAAGATTTGGGGGGCGGGGATGTTAATGTTACGTCCATGTATGGATGAGTACGATAGATGTCTGGAAGGCACAAGGTAATATGGATTAGCGTTAGGGTGTGCTGATCGTAGTTGAAATGTGATGATACACACTAGAGATGTATTGAAGGTTTCCAGGAAGTGTGTCATAATATAAAA
This genomic window from Paenibacillus hexagrammi contains:
- a CDS encoding DUF1273 domain-containing protein, with product MKRVLITGYRASELGIFSLKHPGISIIKKAITKQIISLMDEGLEWVVVSGGWGVELWAAEAVIDLKTEYPHMRLAVITPFLEQEEKWSDEKKGIYSGVLARADYVNSVTKTKYDGPWQFKERDTFLLRNTDGMILVYDEDTGGSPQYIKRQAMRLAEQGSYPIFSINAMDLQSVAEDERQDMDYV